The sequence GGCCCGAGCGCGGGGCCGAACCCCTTGTCGCCCTCCTGATGCTGCCGGAACGCGGCGAGCGCCTGCGCCTCGAAAGGCGGGGCAGGGGACCAGTCCTCCCGCCCGTCATAGCTCAGCGCGAAGTAGACCGCCGTGGACGGCGCAAGCGCGGCGACCAGCCGGTCGAGCCACTCTGCCGACACCAGATCGATGAGGGCCGAGCCGGTCACGATGTCGGCCCTGACCACCATGTCCTCCAACTCCGCCGAGAGATCCACCTGACGGCGCTCCACGCCTGCTGGCATCCGCTCCAGTAGAACCGGATCGAGGTCGGTCAGCGTCCAGTGTCCGCCCAGCCGCGGCGCCAGCGCGCGCCAGCTCGACCCCGTCCCGCTGCCGAGGTCGACGATCCGCAGGTCGCGCCCGCCGACCCAGCGCTCCAGCCGGCCGAGCAGGGCCGGGCTGCGCGCCGCGTGGTCGGCCGGTTCGCGCAGCGCCAGCCAGTCGGGGGAGAAGCTCATGCCCGCACTCCTTCGAGGACATCGGCGATCCGGGCCGCGGTTTCGGCCCAGGTCGGAAGC is a genomic window of Pontivivens ytuae containing:
- a CDS encoding class I SAM-dependent methyltransferase; this encodes MSFSPDWLALREPADHAARSPALLGRLERWVGGRDLRIVDLGSGTGSSWRALAPRLGGHWTLTDLDPVLLERMPAGVERRQVDLSAELEDMVVRADIVTGSALIDLVSAEWLDRLVAALAPSTAVYFALSYDGREDWSPAPPFEAQALAAFRQHQEGDKGFGPALGPGATQHLGAALAARGWQVSVADSPWRLGSGQRALIEALADGARDAVAETGALIGTELEAWWQARRTAQRASVGHLDLLALPPS